AAGGCCGAGTACGCCGAGAAGTACGCCGACAACCCCCTGACCCAGAGCACGACCTACGTGCCCAACATCCCGCTGTCCTACTGGTCGTTCCGCCTCATGATGGGCGTCGGCTTCGTCGCCATGGCGGCCGCCGCGGCCGTGCTGTGGGCCATCCGTCGCGACCACGTGCCCACCGCGCGCTGGTGGACCTGGCTCATCGTCGCCACACCGCTGCTCCCCGTCTTCGGCAACAGCTTCGGCTGGATCTTCACCGAGGTCGGCCGCCAGCCGTGGATCGTCTTCGGCCTGATGGCCACCCACACCGGCGTCTCCCCGTCGGTGTCGGCCTGGGAGGTCGCCTCCTCGATGGTCGTCTACACGCTGCTCTACGGGGTGCTCGCCGTGGTCGAGGTCAAGCTCTTCCTCCACTACCTGCGCGCCGGCGCCCCGCCGTACGAGGAGCCGACGGCCCCCAGCGAGAAGGACGAGGACGCCGAGCTGGCGTTCGCGTACTGAGCCGACGAGCACGACGCGACCACACGGCATACCGAAAAGGACTGAAAGTCAATGGACTTCCCCACGATCTGGTTCATCATCATCGGCGTGCTCTGGACGGGCTACTTCGTCCTCGAGGGCTTCGACTTCGGCGTCGGCATGCTGCTGCCGGTGCTCGGCCGCGGCACCGACGCCGCCGACACCGAGAAGCGGCGCCGGGTGCTCATCAACACCATCGGCCCGGTCTGGGACGGCAACGAGGTGTGGGTGCTGACCGCCGGTGGCGCCACCTTCGCGGCCTTCCCGCACTGGTACGCCACGATGTTCAGCGCGTTCTACCTGCCGCTGCTGCTCATCCTCGTGGCGCTGATCGTGCGCAACCTCGGCTTCGACTACCGCGGCAAGCGCGACGACGACCGCTGGCGGGCCAACTGGGACAAGGCGATCATCGTCGGCTCGTTCGTGCCCGCCCTGCTCTGGGGCGTGGCGCTGACCAACCTCGTGAACGGCCTGCCGATCGACGCCGACAAGGAGTTCACCGGCAACCTCTTCACGCTGCTCAACCCGGTCTCGCTGCTCGGCGGCCTCGTCACGCTCGGCCTGTTCCTCACCCACGGCGCGATCTTCACGGCCCTGAAGACCACCGGACAGATCCGCGACGACGCCCGTGGCGTGGCGACCAAGGTCGGCGTGGTCACCGCGCTGCTCGCCGTGACGCTGCTGCTCGTGCTGGGTGTCCAGTACGGCGGTGCCTGGTCGTGGCTGACGACCGTGATCGCGGCCGGGTCTCTGCTGGCGGCGCTGGCAGCCAACCTGCGCGGGCGTGAGGGCTGGGCCTTCATCGGCACGTTCGTCACGATCGCGATGGCGGTGGCGACCTACTTCCTTCTGCTCTTCCCGAACGTCATGCCGAGCACGCTCAACGAGGCCTGGTCGCTCACGGTCGACAACGCCTCCAGCACCGACTACACCCTGAAGATCATGACCGTGGTGGCGCTGGTGTTCACGCCGATCGTGCTGCTCTACCAGTCGTGGACCTACTGGGTCTTCCGCAAGCGCATCGGCACCCAGCACATCCCGGCCGCCTCCGAGCCGGTCACGCTCTCCCACTGATGCGGCCCTTCGACCGCCAGCTCCTGCGCGCAGCCCCGGCCGCGCGCAGTCCTGTGGTCGCCCTGGCCGTGGTCGGGGTGCTGCAGGGGGTGGCCACGATCGCGACCGCCTTCGCGCTCACCGCCGTCGTGGTGGCGGTGGTGGAGGGTATGCCGGTCGCTCGCCCGGGTGCGTGGCTGGCGGGTCTCTTCGTGGTGCGGGCCGCGCTGTCGTGGACCTCCGAGCGGGTGTCCGCCTGGGCGGGAGCCCGGGTGAGTGCCGCTCTGCGGGAGCAGCTGCTCGGCGCCTGGCTGCGGGCCGACGCCGACCTGCGGCCCGACCCGGCGCACGCGGTGTCGCTCGCCGCCCAAGGCGCCGGGAGCGTCGAGCCCTACGTCGCCCGCTACCTGCCGGCCCTCGTCACCGCGGCCGTGGTGCCGCCCTTGGCGATCGCCACGCTGGCGGTCGTCGACTGGCCCAGCGCCCTCATCGTGGCGGTGACCGTGCCGCTGCTGCCGGTCTTCGCGGCGCTCATCGGCGCCAGCACCCGCGACGCGACGCAGCGCCGCTGGCGCGCCCTGTCGACCCTCTCAGGCCACTTCCTCGACGTCATGCGCGGCCTGCCGACGCTGGTGAGCTACGGCCGGGCCGGACGGCAGGTCGAGACCATCTCGTCGGTCAGCCAGCGGCACCGCCGCACCACCATGGAGACGCTTCGGCTGGCGTTCCTCAGCTCGGCCGCGCTCGAGCTGCTCGCGACCATCTCGGTGGCGATGGTGGCGGTCACCGTCGGCATCCGCCTCTCGCACGGTTCGGTCGCCCTGGGCACCGGCCTCGTCGCGATCCTCTTGGCCCCCGAGGCGTACTGGCCGATCCGCCGGGTGGGGGCCGAGTTCCACGCCGCGGCCGACGGCGCCGAGGCGCTGGCCGACATCCAGGGTCACCTGGCCGGGGACGCCGGGGCGGACGGGACGGTGACCGAGCCGACGACCGCCGGCGCGTCACCCCGGCCGCCGCGGTCCGCGACCGTGGTCGCGTCCGGTCTCTCGTACACCTACCCCGGCACGACCGCTCCTGTGCTCGAGGACGTCTCCCTCACCGCCGGACCGGGCCTGACCGTGCTCACCGGCCCATCCGGCACCGGCAAGACGACGCTGCTCGAGCTGCTCGCCGGCACCCGCACCCCGCAGGCCGGGACCCTGAGCGTGCCCCGGGCCCACCTGGTCAGCCAGCGCCCCTTCCTCGCCGCCGACACCGTGCGGGCCAACCTCTCGCTCGGCACCAACGCCGGCCAGGACGCCCTGTGGCAGGCGCTGCGCGACCTCGGGCTCGAGGGCGCCGTGGCCGCGATGCCGCACGGGCTCGACACCCGGATCGGTGACGACGGCTTCGGCCTCTCCGCCGGGCAGCGGGCCCGGCTCGTGCTCGCCCGCGCCACGCTCTCCGACGCCACGGTCGTGCTGCTCGACGAGCCGACGGCCCACCTCGACCCGGAGTCGGCCGAGGTGGCGCACGAGGCCATCCGCACGCTGGCCTCCCGGCGCTGCGTCGTCGCCGTGAGCCACCGGCCCGAGCTGGTGGCCGCCGCCGACGCGCACGTGCACCTCGAGCACGGCCGGACGGTGTCGCCCAGCGACGGGGAGACCCGGCCGTGAGCCGCGCCCACCTCCTGCGCCCCACTGCCCGCACCGCCGTCGCGGGCCTGCTCGGGGCAGCCGCCCTCTCCGCTGGGGTCGCCCTCACCGCCACCTCTGGCTGGCTCATCGTGCGGGCCAGCGAGCGGCCGATCATCCTGACCCTGCTCACCGCGATCGTGGCGGTGCGCACCTTCGGCCTGGCCCGCCCGGTCTTCCGGTACTGGGAGCGGCTGCTCTCCCACGACGCCGCCCTCGACGACCTGGCCGTGCGCCGCACCGGCGTCTACGAGCGCCTCATCCCCCTGACCCCGGCCCGCCTCGGCACGCGCGGTCGGGCCGACGTGCTGACCGGGGTGGTCGACGACCTCGAGGACGTGGTCGACGCGCAGGTGCGGGTCACCGTGCCGGTGGTCGCCACGACGGTCACCGGCGCGCTCACCGCCGCGCTGACCGCGCTGGTCGACCCCCGCGTCGGGTTGGCGGTCACCGGCCTGCTCGTGGTGGCGGCCCTGACCGCCTGGCTCGCCTGGCGTCTCGAGGCCCGTTCGCAGGCCGAGCTGCTCGCCGCGCGGGCCGAGGTGTCGCGGGTCAGCGAGCTGGTCGCCCAGCACGCCGGGGACCTGCAGGCCATCGGGGCCGAGGACACCGCGCTGGGCTGGGTGCGTGAGGCCCACGCCGCGGTCGAGGCAGCCACCCGTCGCCAGAGCCGCGGCCGTGCCCTCGCCGCGGCCCTGCTGCCCCTCGCGACCGCGGTGGCCACCGTGGTCACCGCCCTCACTGTCGACCCGGCAGCCGTCGGCGCCCCCGTCGCTGCCCTGCTCGTGCTGGCGCCCTTCGCCCTCGCCGACGTGCTGTCCCCGCTTTCCGACGCGATGCGGGCCCTGGCCCGGGCGCAGGCCAGCGACGCGCGGCTCCACGACCTGCTCGACCAGGCACCTGCCACCGGCCCCACCGGCGACCGCCTGCCTTCCACGGCCCCGGGACGGGCCCCTCACCTGCGCCTCGTCGACCTCACCGCGTCGTGGGACGGGCACCGCACGGCCCTCGCCGCACTGACGCTCGACCTGCCGCCCGGCACCACCTTGGCGGTCACCGGGGCCAACGGCTGCGGCAAGTCGACCCTGCTGGCGGTGCTGGCCCGCCACCTCGACCCGGCCTCGGGCCGCTACGAGGTGGACGGCGTCGACGTGCGCGAGCTCGACCTCGACGGGCTGCGGGGCCTGTTCGCCGTGGTCGACGACGAGCCGCACCTGTTCGCCAGCACCGTCCGCGAGAACCTCAGGCTGGCCCGGCCCGAGGCCACGGACGTCGACGTGGCGGCCGCGCTCGACGCGGCGGGTCTGCGCGCCTGGCGCCACGCGCTGCACGACGGGCTCGACACCCGCCTCGGTGCGGGTGGCACGGGCGTGAGCGGTGGGGAGCGGGCCCGGCTGGGCATCGCACGGGCCCTGCTCTCCGGCCGTCCGGTGCTGCTGCTCGACGAGCCGGTGGCGCACCTCGACCACCCCACCGCCGAGGCCGTGCTGCACGACCTCTTCTCCGCCCGCGCCGGCCGCACCGTCGTGGTGGTCAGCCACCGTCCCGACGGCCTCGACGGGGCGGCGCGCACGCTCGACCTCGGCGCTGCGACACTGGCTGCGGAAGGCAGGTGAGCGCGGTGCCCACGAAGGCGATCAACAGGCTCGGCGACCTCGAGCGCGCGGTCATGGACCAGGTCTGGGCACTCGGCGAGGCCGGCGAGCCGTCGGTGTCGGTGCGCGAGGTGCACGACGCCCTGCTGCGCAGCCGCGACCTCGCCTACACGACGGTCATGACGGTGATGACGCGGCTGGCCGACGCCGGCCTGCTCGTCAAGGAGCGGGCCGGCCGGGCCTACCTGTATGCCGCCGCGGGCACCCGCGAGGAGCTCACCGCCAGCAGCATGCTGGGGCAGCTGCAGGGCCTGCCGTCGGCCGACCGCCGAGCCGCCATGCTGCACTTCCTCGGCGACGCCACGCCTGAGGAGATCGCCGACCTCAAGGCCGCGCTGGCCGAGGTCGAGCAGCGGCACAGCCGGACCAGCGGTGGGGGTCGGCGCTGAGCCCAGCCGTCGCGGCGGTCGCGCTGGCCGCCCTCGCCGTGGTGCTGACCGCCGTGGCCCCTCGGGTGATGGCGCGGCAGGAGGTGTTCCGCCGCGCGCCGCGGGCCGCCCTGATCGGCTGGCAGTCCGTGTCGCTCGCGGCCCTCATCGCTGCGGTGAGCGCCGCGCCGCTTGCCGTGCACGTGCTCGTCCTCGAGGGGTCCGGCTGGGCTCGGTGGGCTGCGGTGCCCGCGCTGGTCCTCAGCGGGCTCGTGCTCGGCCGGCTGCTGTGGTCCGGCCACCTCGTCGGCACCCGGCTGCGGGCTGCCCGCCGTGAGCACCGGCTCCTCGTCGACGCCCTCGGCGAGGCGGTCGACGCGGAGGTGCGCGTGCTCGCGCACCCCACGCCGACGGCATACTGCCTGCCCGGCCTGCGCCGGCGGGTGGTGCTGACCGAGGGGACACTGCGCACCCTGCCCGCCGACGAGCTCGACGCGGTGCTCGCCCACGAGCGGGCCCACCTGCGCGAGCGGCACGACCTCGTGCTGGAGTTCTTCACGGTTCTGCACCAGTCGGCACCCGCTCGCCTGCAGGCGCCCGAGGCGTTGCGCGAGGTGCGGCTGCTGGTGGAGGTGCTCGCCGACCGCGCGGCGAGGCGCGCTGCCGGGCCGGTGCCGCTGGCCCGAGCCCTGGTGGCCCTCGCCGGGGCGTCGCACCCCGACACGGCCCTGGCCGCCACCGCCGACGTGGGCGCGACCCGGACCCGGATGGCACTGCTGGCCCAGGACGACGCGCCGCGGTGGCTGGCGCCGGTCGTCTACGCGTTCGCCGCCGGGGTGCTGGCCGCCCCGCTCGCGCTGGTGGGTCTCGCGCTCGGTTCAATGGGGGCATGAGCACCGGTTCGAGCCCTGCCCACCACGAGCGTCACGTGCCCTACCGGATCATCGTGGTCTGCACCGGCAACATCTGCCGTTCGCCGATGGGCGAGTTCATCCTCCGCGAGCTGCTGGCGGAGGCCGGGCTCGGCGACCGGGTGGAGGTGGACTCGGCCGGCACCTCCGCGTGGGAGGTCGGCAACCCCGCCGATCGCCGCACGCTCGAGGTGCTGCGGCGCAACGGCCACCCCGACGTCGGCGGCGCCGACCACGTGGCACGCCAGTTCGAGCACACCTGGCTCGACGACCGCGACCTGATCCTGGCCGCGGACGCCGGGCACGTCGACGACCTGCGGCGGATGGCCCGCACGCCGGAGCAGCGCTCCCGGATCCGGCTGTTCCGCGAGTTCGACCCCGAGGCTGTGGCCGCCGGCGAGCTCGACATGGACGACCCCTGGTACGGCGACGGCGCGGCCTTCGACCAGACCTACGCCGAGGTCACCGCCGCCGCGGCCGGTGTGGTCGAGCACGTGCGCGCCGCGCTGGCCGCCCGTGACGGCGAGGTGACCACCCGCTGAGGTGACGCTGCGCGGCCGACGCGGCCAGGCGGCATACCCGCTGGTGCTCCTCAGCTGAGCGAGCAGCCGAGCTCGGCCAGCAGTTGCTCGTTCTCGTCCGACCCGTTGACGACCATCCCACTGTCCGACACCACGGCGAAGTCCAGGTCGTCGTCGCCGTCGATGCGGACGCGGTAGACCGCCGTCGGCTGCCCGTCGCGCAGGCTGTTGACGTCCGCCCCGCGCGTGACGCCCCGCTCGACCGCCTCACGGTCGATGTCGTAACCGGCTGCCTCCAGGCACTCGCCCAGCCGCTGGCTTCCGCCGGCGACGGAGACACCGAGCACGAGCGCGGCCGACCTGCGCATCTCGGGTGTCGGCGCCGGACGCACGCACGCCGTCGCACCGGCCAGCGTCGCCACGGCGGCCAGCGCGGCGGCGGTGACGCGCACCGTCTCTGCGGTGAGGACACGAACGATCGGCGAAACCCCCCGCTTCATGGGCGAAGGCTAGCGACCGTGGACGGGTTCCGGAGGGTACGACGCGGTCTGGAAGGATGAACGCCATGGCCTCGCTTGCTGACGCGACTCCCCCCTTCGCCCTCGGCGCCCTGGACGGCCGCTACCGCAGCGCCGTCGCCCCGCTCGTCGACCACCTCTCCGAGCCGGCGCTCAACCGCGAGCGCGTGCGGGTCGAGGTCGAGTGGCTGATCCATCTCACGACCCGCCAGGTCGTGCCCGGCGTGCGGGCCCTCACCGGTGACGAGCAGAAGGCGCTGCGTGCGGTCGTCGACGAGTTCGGGCCCGAGCAGGTCGCCGAGATGGGCGAGATCGAGCGGGTCACGCAGCACGACGTCAAGGCCGTCGAGTACTTCCTCAAGCGCCGGCTCACCGACATCGCCCCGGCGCCCGAGGACAAGGGCCTGGCGGAGCTGATCCACTTCTGCTGCACGTCCGAGGACATCAACAACCTCTCCTACGCGCTGATGGTCAAGGGCGCGGTCGAGCAGGTCTGGCTGCCCAAGGCGCAGGCGCTGGTCGAGGCGGTCGCCACCATGGCGTCCGACCTGCGCGAGGTGCCGCTGCTGGCGCACACCCACGGCCAGCCGGCCACCCCGACGACGATGGGCAAGGAGCTGGCGGTGCTTGCCCACCGGCTCCAGCGTCAGCTGCGGCGCATCGAGGCGGCGGAGTACCTCGGCAAGCTCAACGGCGCGACCGGCACGTTCGGTGCCCACCTGGCGGCCGTGCCCGAGGCCGACTGGCCCTCGATCAGCCAGTCCTTCGTCGAGGGCCTCGGTCTGGCCTGGAACCCGCTCACCACCCAGATCGAGAGCCACGACTGGCAGGCCGAGCTCTACGCCGACGTCGCGCGCTTCAACCGGGTGCTGCACAACCTCTGCACCGACGTGTGGACCTACATCTCGATGGGCTACTTCGCGCAGGTGCGCGGCCAAGGCACCGTCGGTTCGAGCACCATGCCGCACAAGGTCAACCCGATCCGGTTCGAGAACGCCGAGGCCAACCTCGAGGTCTCCAACGCCCTGCTCGACGTGCTGGGGTCGACGCTGGTGACCTCGCGGCTGCAGCGCGACCTCACCGACTCCTCGATGCAGCGCAACATCGGCACTGCCTTCGGCCACTCGCTGCTCGCGCTCGACAACGTCACCCGCGGCCTCGCGGGGCTCGACGCCGTGCCATCGGCGATGGAGGCCGACCTCGACGCCAACTGGGAGGTGCTCGGCGAGCCGGTGCAGTCAGCCATGCGCGCGCTCGGCGCCCAGGGTGTGCCCGGGATGGACGAGCCCTACGAGCGGCTCAAGGAGCTGACCCGCGGCCGCCGCATCACCGGCGACGACCTGCGGGCGTTCATCGCCGGCCTCGGCCTGCCCGACGAGGTCGCCAAACGGCTGTCCGCGATGACGCCGGCCACCTACATCGGGGCCGCGCCGCAGCTCGTGGACTACCTGGACTGACGCGACTCAGCACAGGTCGCTGCCGCAGGGGGATGCAGCAACGTGGGTCGTCGGCAGCAACACCTGCTAGCAGAAGTTGCTGCAGGAAAGGGGTCGAGTCGGGTCCTCACAGGGAGTGCAGCACGTGGGCCTCGACCGGCTCGGCCCTGCCCTTGAGCTCGAGCGCGCCGAGCGGCTCGGTCACCGCGCCGGGCAGGCGGGCCAGGGTCTGCGCCCCGATGGCCACCCCGCCGACCGGGGCCTTGGCCTCCAGCCTCGACGCGACGTTGACGGTGTCACCGATGACGGTGTGGGTGCGCCCACCCCCTGCACCCAGCAGGCTCAGCGACACCTCGCCGCTGTTGACCCCCACCCGGAAGCGTGGCCAGTCCGGGTGCTCTGCTGCCACGCGGGCGGTGGTGCGCTGCAGGTCGAGGGCGGCGGCCGCGGCACGGCGCGCATGGTCGGGCTGGTCGCCGCGCCGGTTGAACGTGGCCATGATCGCGTCGCCGATCAACCGGTCTATGTCGCCCCCGTGTGCCTTGACCACGGGTGGGATGGCGACCTCGAAGTAGGTGTTGAGCATCGCCGTCACCTCCTGCGGGTCATGGGCCTCCGACCAGCTCGTGAAGCCCTGGAGGTCGGCGAACAGGATGCTCATGTCGCGGCTGCCCGAGACCGTCTGGTCGAGGTAGAGGCCGGCGAACCGCTCCTCGTGCCACTGCTGCTGCGCACCCCACGCGACCAGGCCGAACGCCAGCAGCATGAGCAGGTGCCACTCCCACCAGCTGAGGTGCCAGGGACGCCCGAACACCAGGACGACCATGGCCTCGGCGAGCAGGACGAACGCCCCCGCCACGGCCACCGGCATCAGCCCCCCGCGGTGACGCCACAGCGCGACGTAGCGCCAAGCGCTCCACAGGTAGAGCCCGACCGCTGCCACGGCCATGACGACCATGGGTCCGGAGGCCTGCTCGGGCGCGGTGCGCTGGTCCATCGGCGGCAGCTCCGCGACGGAGAAGACCGCCCAGAGCCCCATGAGCCCGAGCAGCGCCCGGCGCAGCCGCCTGCCACGCCGCATCGCGCGCACCCCGGCGTCGCCGTCGAAGCGGCCGGTCGAGGCCACCGCGAAGCCGGAGCCGATCGCGATGCCGATCGGCGTCGCGACCGTGAAACCGGCGTTGGGCGACTCGAGCAGCACCTTGGGCGTGGCCAGCGCGTGCAGCCCCAGGAAGCCGGCCGCCGACAGGAAGGCGAGCGAGACGAAGAGCACCCGGGCGTCGCCGCGGCGCTCCGCCGCAACCCCAGTGCCGTAGGCGACGATGGCACTGAGCACGGCGGCACCGAGCACCAGCCAGAAGTGGGCCGGCTGGTGGCTCCACAGCAGGTCGAGGTGGGGCCACCCCAGCAGCAGGGCGAGGCCGGCCACGGGCAGCAGGAGGGCCAGGGCCGCTGCGACAACGGACACGGGGCGCGGTGGGTGGCGCTCGGCTGCCGGTGCGGGCACTGCCGCACCCGAGGCCATCAGGGCCCGCCAGCAGGGGCCTTCGCCCGCTGGGCGGCGAGGTACTGGTGCAGCTGCGAGACCACCACCGAGCCCTCCCCCACCGCTGAGGCGACCCGTTTCACCGACGAGTGCCGCACGTCGCCGACCGCGAAGAACCCCGGCAGCGACGTCTCGTAGGGGAAGGGTGCCCGCTCCAGCGGCCACCGCCCGCTGGCGACGACCTCCGAGCCGGCAAGCACGAACCCGCGCTCGTCCCGGGCGACCTCCTCGGGCAGCCACCCGGTGTGCGGCTCGGCCCCGATCATGACGAACAGCGCGTCAGCGGGCACGGTGCGCTCCTCACCGGTGGAGCGGCGCCGCAGCACCAGCTCCTGCAGCCAACCCTCGCCGCCCCCGCCGACCACCTCGGTGTCGAGCTCGACGGTGATGCCGGGGTTGGCCTCGATCTCGTCGACGAGGTACTGCGACATGCCCTCGTTCAGGGCCCGGGACCACACGACGAGGCGCACGCCCGCGGCATACCGCTGCAGGTGCAGCACCGCCTGGGCGGCCGAGTTGCCGCCGCCGAGCACGACGACCTGCAGGCCCGTGAGGGCCTGCGCCTCGGAGACGCTGGCGCCGTAGTAGACCCCTGCCCCGCTGAGCCGCTCGAGCTCGGGGATGCCGAGGCGCCGGTAGGCGACTCCCGTGGCCAGCACGACCGTGGAGGCGGTCACCTCGCCGACGTCGGAGATGTGGGCCACGAACGTGCCCTCCCGGCGGTGCGCGTGCGTCACCTCGCGGGTCAGCAGGAAGTGGGCGCCGAAGACCCAGGCCTGCTGGTAGCCGCGCTGGGCGAGCTCGGCCCCGCTGAGCCCGCGCGAGAAGCCCAGGTAGTTGCGGATCAGCGAGCTCGAGCCGGCCTGGCCGCCCAAGGCCTCGCGCTCGACGGTGAGGACGCGCAGACCCTCGGAAGAGGCGTAGACCGAGGCTGCCAGCCCCGCCGGTCCCGCCCCCACGACGAGCACGTCGAAGTCCCGTTCCTCGTCGGGCAGCTCGGTGCGGATGCCCCACGCCTCGCAGATCTCGGCGTCGGTCGGGTCGAGCAGCACCTTGCCGCCCAGGGCCGGCATCCACACCACCACCGGTCCGCTCGGGCCCTCGGGGTGGCGCATGCCGATCCGCGCCAGCGCGGCGTTCGCCGCAGCCGTGCCCCGCTCGAGGAACGCGTGCGGGATGCCGTTGCGGGTCAACAGGTTTCGTATGCCGTGGGCGCGTGCCGCGCGGCGCTCCGCCACGACGATGACCTCCCGCAGGGCGCTGACGACCGTGCGCGACCACTCGTGCACGAACTCGCCCACGGTGCGGTTGAACAGCTCGTCCTGCTCGGACCACGGCTTGAGCACGTAGTAGTTGATGTCGCCCATCGCCATGGCGCGCAGGATCGCCTCGGCGGTGGGGCGGTCGGACCAGGCCCCCCACGGCACCAGCAGGGCGCGCCTGGCGTCGGGGTGCATCGTGCGCACGCGCCCGAGCAGCTCGGCACCGGGCAGGTCCGGCAGCCACTGGTCGGCGAGCACGGTGGCCACGGGATCCCCGCGCTCTCGCGCGGCCTCGAGCTGGGCGAGCGCCGCCGCGGCCGTCTGCTCACCGCGCACGCGGAAGTCCGCGCCGAAACGGCGCTGGAGGTGGGCCTCGATCCGTGACAGCGCCTCCGGGTCGGCGTCCACGGCGAGCAGGAGGGGACGGGGCATGGCGACTCCAGCCGGGGGCAGTGGCTTCCCGCTCAGGCTAGGTCGGGACCGGCGACGACAGATCCTGCCGATGGCGTAGGCCCCCGTCCTGGTCCTACCGTGGACACGTGAGCGAGCGGCCCGCCCGGCTTGGCGACATCGACGTCTTCGCGATGCGGCTGCCCGACGTCGAGCGCAGCACCTCCGAGAGCGGCCGCCACTCCTACGCGGTCGCCGGCAAGAAGTTCGTCTTCTCCCGCGAGCCCCGGCCCGACGCGGTCGACCCCGAGACCGGTGAGCGGATGGAGGACGTGC
This Knoellia sp. p5-6-4 DNA region includes the following protein-coding sequences:
- a CDS encoding FAD-dependent oxidoreductase: MPRPLLLAVDADPEALSRIEAHLQRRFGADFRVRGEQTAAAALAQLEAARERGDPVATVLADQWLPDLPGAELLGRVRTMHPDARRALLVPWGAWSDRPTAEAILRAMAMGDINYYVLKPWSEQDELFNRTVGEFVHEWSRTVVSALREVIVVAERRAARAHGIRNLLTRNGIPHAFLERGTAAANAALARIGMRHPEGPSGPVVVWMPALGGKVLLDPTDAEICEAWGIRTELPDEERDFDVLVVGAGPAGLAASVYASSEGLRVLTVEREALGGQAGSSSLIRNYLGFSRGLSGAELAQRGYQQAWVFGAHFLLTREVTHAHRREGTFVAHISDVGEVTASTVVLATGVAYRRLGIPELERLSGAGVYYGASVSEAQALTGLQVVVLGGGNSAAQAVLHLQRYAAGVRLVVWSRALNEGMSQYLVDEIEANPGITVELDTEVVGGGGEGWLQELVLRRRSTGEERTVPADALFVMIGAEPHTGWLPEEVARDERGFVLAGSEVVASGRWPLERAPFPYETSLPGFFAVGDVRHSSVKRVASAVGEGSVVVSQLHQYLAAQRAKAPAGGP